One genomic segment of Oncorhynchus mykiss isolate Arlee chromosome 10, USDA_OmykA_1.1, whole genome shotgun sequence includes these proteins:
- the LOC110534537 gene encoding ubiquitin carboxyl-terminal hydrolase 38, producing the protein MDKILEALVSSSHSVPVKKAIVKKVVEAAEKEVTADQCQALYTLTTRLIFLGEDAFQKQVGFQVLEAYARYHRADFELFFSKNFVLGLLQQGYGPLDRKDPAVVDYIHGCLRLLISCPSVLDIFSIIQTEILRMVCERPEPALCACLATMLSDFVQCIPREKAAILFCQQLVRTIGYFHCPASQERELREYVDQVTKVSTLLQNIWKAEPVTLLPSLQEVFAIISSTDPSFDPSIALASLVQHIPLQMITVLIKSLTTDQNVKDTSMTQALCRMIDWLSWPLAHHVEMWVIALLKGLAAVQKFTILIDVTLLKIELVFNRLWYPIVRQGALVVLSHMLLSFQHSPEAFHLVVPHIVDLVQSLKQDGLPTSKAFLLHFTELVHCMMYQYSGFPDLYDDILEAIKELPGPGEEKIKLVLNQSAWTSQSNSFASGLLRLPGKSETGKTGLINLGNTCYMNSIIQTLFSATDFRRHVLSLRLNDATANTLMKKLQLLFTFLSHTQRAAYAPRVFFEASRPPWFNAGSQQDCSEYLRFLLDRLHEEEKTIQVLMTAKPNVSPGNGPSDNTGGETSAKDAGVSPVAPVEGKSEGNDERTLIERMFGGRLSTGIRCMTCNSVSEKEEPFTDLSLAFCPSTTSSPLQTEGPSEEPRGPCQGAVNGGSEAPEIGPSPKPVTASTTGVHFVPGSSEPPLSVPDLVDYFLAPEILDKENAYFCQKCGSLQRAERGMRVVAAPEYLILTLLRFSYDAKCHVRRKILDNVTIPPLMRLPVHAPPPKHSSSSSSPPSSPLQVDSPESSENLAKKLKPSQREEEETGLEGDNGMAGGENEVGVWPAAQFVPYVLSSVVMHSGMSSESGHYYSYGRNLNGADGAQHHLANPLALGEEPGNGQTEPIALTCSGATHPKQEVEVYGSQAAGDWLLFNDSRVTFTSLGSVQNVTNRFPKDTAYVLIYRKQDVTGGQNSTGGVTANGMRLGSEPPLQKELMDAVTKDNKLFLQEQELNARTRALQAASASCSFRPNGPDDNEPPGSCGPSGGGGGGGGFNTVNRLVF; encoded by the exons ATGGACAAGATTCTAGAGGCGCTGGTCAGCTCCTCTCACTCAGTCCCAGTGAAGAAGGCCATCGTGAAGAAGGTAGTCGAAGCCGCAGAGAAAGAGGTCACGGCGGACCAATGTCAGGCCCTGTACACCCTCACCACTCGCCTCATCTTCTTGGGTGAAGACGCCTTCCAAAAACAGGTGGGCTTCCAGGTGCTGGAGGCCTATGCCCGCTACCACCGTGCTGATTTTGAGCTCTTCTTCAGCAAAAACTTTGTCCTGGGCCTGTTACAGCAGGGCTATGGCCCCCTGGACCGCAAGGACCCGGCCGTGGTCGACTACATCCATGGCTGCCTGCGGCTGCTGATCAGCTGCCCCTCTGTGCTGGATATCTTCTCCATCATCCAGACAGAAATCCTAAGGATGGTGTGCGAACGCCCTGAGCCAGCCCTGTGCGCCTGTCTTGCCACCATGCTCTCAGACTTCGTACAGTGCATCCCCCGGGAGAAGGCGGCCATCTTGTTCTGCCAGCAGTTGGTGAGGACCATTGGGTACTTCCACTGTCCTGCCAGCCAGGAGCGGGAGCTGAGGGAGTACGTGGACCAGGTGACCAAGGTCAGCACGTTGCTGCAGAACATCTGGAAGGCGGAGCCGGTCACACTGCTGCCATCTCTGCAGGAGGTGTTCGCTATAATCTCCTCCACTg ACCCCTCCTTCGACCCCTCCATTGCCCTAGCCAGCCTGGTCCAGCACATACCTCTCCAGATGATCACAGTTCTCATCAAGAGCCTTACCACCGACCAGAACGTCAAAGACACCAGCATGACTCAAGCGCTCTGCAG GATGATTGACTGGTTGTCCTGGCCTCTGGCCCACCATGTGGAGATGTGGGTCATTGCCCTGCTGAAGGGGCTGGCTGCGGTGCAGAAGTTCACCATCCTCATAGATGTCACCCTGCTTAAGATTGAACTG GTGTTCAACCGTCTGTGGTACCCCATCGTGCGACAGGGGGCCCTAGTGGTTCTCTCCCATATGCTGCTGAGTTTCCAACACTCTCCTGAGGCCTTCCACTTG GTCGTGCCACACATAGTGGACCTGGTTCAGAGTCTGAAGCAGGACGGCCTGCCCACCAGTAAGGCTTTCCTGCTGCACTTCACAGAGCTCGTCCACTGTATGATGTACCAGTACTCTGGCTTCCCTGACCTCTACGACGACATCCTGGAGGCCATCAAA gAGCTACCTGGGCCCGGTGAGGAGAAGATCAAGCTGGTTCTGAACCAAAGTGCCTGGACGTCCCAGTCCAACTCGTTTGCCTCAGGCCTGCTGAGGCTGCCGGGCAAGTCTGAGACGGGCAAGACTGGTCTCATCAACCTGGGAAACACCTGCTACATGAACAGTATCATACAGACACTCTTCTCAGCCACAGA TTTCAGGAGGCATGTCTTATCGTTACGTCTGAATGATGCCACTGCCAACACACTGATGAAGAAACTGCAGCTCCTCTTCACCTtcctctcacacacccag AGGGCAGCGTACGCCCCCAGAGTCTTCTTTGAGGCGTCTCGGCCCCCATGGTTCAATGCAGGATCCCAGCAGGACTGTTCTGAGTACCTCCGCTTCCTACTGGACAG GTTACACGAAGAGGAGAAAACCATCCAGGTTCTCATGACAGCCAAGCCAAATGTCTCCCCTGGCAACGGACCGAGTGACAACACCGGGGGTGAAACCTCTGCGAAGGATGCCGGAGTGTCACCCGTGGCCCCTGTGGAGGGGAAGTCCGAGGGGAATGATGAGAGGACGCTCATTGAGAGGATGTTTGGAGGCAGGCTGAGCACGGGTATCCGCTGTATGACATGCAACAGCGTCTCGGAGAAAGAAGAACCTTTCACTGACCTATCCCTGGCCTTCtgtccctccaccacctccagcCCTCTTCAGACCGAGGGCCCCTCAGAGGAACCCCGGGGCCCCTGCCAGGGGGCTGTCAACGGGGGTAGCGAAGCTCCCGAAATAGGCCCTTCTCCCAAACCCGTCACGGCCTCCACCACCGGCGTCCATTTTGTTCCCGGGTCCAGCGAGCCACCGCTGTCTGTTCCTGACCTGGTGGACTACTTCCTGGCGCCAGAGATCCTGGACAAGGAGAACGCCTACTTCTGCCAGAAGTGTGGCTCGCTGCAGCGGGCGGAGCGGGGGATGAGGGTGGTGGCGGCGCCCGAGTACCTCATCCTCACGCTGCTGAGGTTCTCCTACGACGCCAAGTGCCACGTCCGCCGCAAGATCCTGGACAACGTCACCATCCCGCCGCTCATGAGACTGCCCGTGCACGCCCCTCCACCCAAACACTCTTCGTCCTCTTCCTCGCCACCATCCTCTCCACTCCAAGTGGACTCGCCCGAGAGCAGCGAAAACCTGGCCAAGAAACTGAAGCcgtcacagagagaggaggaggagactgggCTAGAGGGCGACAACGGGATGGCAGGAGGAGAAAATGAGGTAGGGGTGTGGCCGGCGGCCCAGTTCGTTCCCTACGTCCTCAGCTCTGTAGTGATGCATTCTGGGATGTCGTCGGAGAGCGGCCATTACTACTCCTACGGCCGCAACCTCAACGGGGCCGACGGAGCCCAACACCACCTAGCCAATCCCCTCGCCCTGGGGGAGGAGCCTGGGAACGGGCAGACTGAGCCCATCGCACTCACTTGCTCCGGGGCGACTCAtcccaaacaggaagtggaggtGTACGGAAGCCAGGCGGCCGGGGATTGGCTGCTGTTCAACGACAGCAGGGTGACTTTCACTTCGTTGGGGTCGGTTCAGAACGTCACCAACCGTTTCCCCAAGGACACGGCCTACGTGCTGATCTACCGGAAACAGGATGTTACCGGGGGGCAGAACAGTACCGGGGGAGTGACGGCCAACGGCATGAGACTGGGCTCTGAACCTCCGCTGCAGAAAGAACTGATGGACGCCGTCACCAAGGACAACAAGCTCTTTTTACAG GAACAGGAGCTGAATGCGCGGACCCGAGCTCTCCAGGCGGCCTCTGCCTCCTGCTCGTTCAGGCCCAACGGACCAGACGACAACGAACCCCCGGGCAGCTGTGGTCCCtcggggggaggaggaggaggtggggggttCAACACTGTCAACAGACTGGTCTTCTGA